A stretch of the Chiloscyllium plagiosum isolate BGI_BamShark_2017 chromosome 25, ASM401019v2, whole genome shotgun sequence genome encodes the following:
- the LOC122562715 gene encoding cytochrome b-c1 complex subunit 9 has product MAVLRQIYNTMFKRTSAFVFTIVVGAVFFERVFDQAGDALFEQLNQGKLWKHIKHNYEKKEEE; this is encoded by the exons ATGGCGGTGCTGAGGCAGATTTACAACACGATGTTCAAGAGGACGTCCGCCTTCGTCTTCACCATCGTGGTGGGCGCCGTCTTCTTCGAGCGGGTCTTCGACCAAGCGGGAGACGCTCTGTTTGAACAACTTAATCAGGGG AAGTTGTGGAAACACATCAAGCACAATtatgaaaaaaaagaggaagaataa